From the Fusobacterium ulcerans ATCC 49185 genome, the window AGAAGACAAAAGGAGCAAAGATTGAAATGGAATTGAGAGATGAATATGAAAAACAACAGAAATATCGTAAATGGATGGAAATATTGGAATTACTTCCTATAGAAAATAATCAGATTATTGCTGACTTAGGATGTGGAACTGGTGGATTTACTGAAATAGTTTCAGAAAAAGTAAAGCATGTAATAGCTGTTGATAGGAATAAAAATCTCCTCAATAACCTAAAAGAAAAGAATATAAAAAATATAAATGTAGTAGAGAATGATATTTCAAATATCGGCTATATTACAGATGAATTAGATGGAATATTTTCAAGTTTTACAATAGCTTATTTCCCTAAAGATATGAAGAAAGTTATTGAAAACTGGGTAGAAAAGTTAAAGGTTGGAGGATGGATAGCCTTAATAGAAATTGATGATCTTTTAAGAGGGCATCAGCCTTTATCAGAAGAAAATTTTGGAAAACTTGCAAGATATGAAGAACATATAAAAGAAAATGGAATATATGATTTTCAGGCAGGAAGAAAAATTAAAAATATTCTTAAAAGATTAAATATGGAAATAATTACAGAAAAAGATCTTGAAGATACTGAATTGACATCTTCAGGAGTTATGAGTAATGAAGTTTTTGAAATGTGGAAAAATCGTCTGGATAGGTTAGATATAAATAAATATTATCCTGAAAAAATTTCACAAGAAATAAAACAGGAGCTTTTGACACTTTTTAAAAATCCTGAGCATCAAAATAATACAAAAGTAAAATTTATTGCAGCAAAAAAGATTTAATTATAAAAATAAGATATCTACTTTTAGAAATTTTTCAGCATTGCATATCAGTAATTAGGGCAGTCAAAATTTTAACTGCCCTAATTATTTAAAATCTCACTATTTTAATTTGGAAATTAGTTGCTATATACTAGAAGAAATATGTCTTATATCATTAAATCAGCTCAATAAACTGAAACTGCTAAAAATATTTATATGTCTTTTTCTATAAAATGTTCATCATAAAGATTCCAACATAAATATAACTAACTTTTTTATTACTTCATTGTTATAGAAATTTATCCAATTCTTCATCACTAGTTTTAAAAAGTTTTTTCACTGTACTTTTAGCTTTAGCTTTTACTTCATCATCAATATATGGAGCTACTTTAGCAATGGCCAGTCCCAGTGCTATTAAGTCATCAGTATACCCAACTAATGGAGTAATATCTGGTAGTATATCCAGAGGTAGAATAAAATATCCTAGAGCACCTATTATTATTGATTTCTCTTTTGGAGGAATCCCTTTCTTTTTCATAGTAAAATAAAGTATCAATAAGTAGTAAACACCTTTCAGTCCTACTTTTTTTACAACACTTCCCAGTTTATTAAGAAAAGTTTTTTCATCATATTTATCCTGATATTTTTCATCTTCAAGATTAATATCTTCTTCATTGATATTTTTCTCTGACATCTTCCCTCCTGCTGTAAATTAATTTTCGTATGTTCCTTTTATAATAACCTTTTTATTTTTTACAAATTGCTTTCCAAGTGCAAAAACATCATTGATATCTAGGTTTTCATCTAGCAGTATCATATCAGCGTCACTGTCTTCAGCCAGTATTCCTTTATTAGGATAAAGTTTCAGAGCTTTGGCAGGATTTACTGTAAGAAATTGTAGAGCATCTTCAAGAGAGAATCCATGTTTTTTAACAAGCTCTACTATCTGCTCATGGTCAGTATCTATAGGAGAAGCTCCTATTCTGATAAGATTTCCTGCTGCATCATAATCTGAAAAACTTCCATATCCATCAGAACTGAATGTAATACGATCTAAAGGCACACCAGCTTTCTGAGCAGCAACTACTCCTTTAGCTGCTGTCATATAGTCTTCCTCTGTAAATGAAGAAGTAATATCAATATATCCACCTCTTTTTGCAAAATCTAAAGCTGCTTCAAATACTTCGGCCTTTCTATTGACATGTGTAGGAATAAAATGTTTGATTGGTATTTCAGAATTTCTAATTACATTCAATACTTGAGAAAGAATTCTATTTCCATCTCCCATATGAAGCACTACTATTCCAGCTTTATTGGCAAACATTCCCCCTGTTCTCACTTGTGATCCTAAATCCTCTAAAATATCTTCATTGATAAAAGAGGCTCTATGATCTGAAATAGCAAGTTTTACTCCAATTATTTCTTCGATAAAAGTAACATCTCTCTTTACTGTTCCAGTAATAGTAGGAGAAGGAAATTCATAAGCTCCAGTTGTGATATAGCAAGATATTCCCTCCTCTTTCAAGCTTTTAGCTTTAGCAAGAAGATTTTCAACATTTCTTGTAGTACTGTCAGTACCAAGTACACCAACTACTGTAGTAACTCCAGCTTCAACTATTTTAGATAATGGTGCTTCAGGAACTCTAGTTTTAAAACTTCCTTCCCCACCTCCACCAGTAATGTGAATATGCTGATCTATATACCCTGGAATAGCCTTTTTTCCACTTCCATCTATAATCTCACAATCAAATCCATCAATATTTATATCATTTCCTATTTTTACTATTTTATTGTTACAGAACAGGATATCCTTTGCTCCAAGATATTTAGGAGAATATACTTCAACATTTTTTATTAATCTAAACATAAAACACCTCTTCTTAATATGTATTTAACTTCAATATTATTATAACCTATGAACTGCAAATATCATAGCCTAAATTATTTAACTTTAATAGATATTTTTACCATATAGTTTTCATATCCTTCTATAGAAAGTTCATCTAATAAAACATCTTCATAGAAATTTCCAATAGTTTTCAGATTATTTTCTTTTATAAAGGCAAATATTTTATTATATACTTCATCTAATGAATAGTATCCCTTAGAATGATAAGCAACAATATATTTCCCCTTTTCTTTTAAAAGAAAGGGTATATTATTATTCTGTAATAATGGAAGCTGCTCAATAGTGATTTTAGTATAAAAAGATGAATACTTGTAATAGATTCCCTTAGAAATATTTTCATAGTCTTGCATACCACTTATAGGATGGGGGCTGTATATATTTTTTTCTTCACAAAATCTAATATGTTTTGCCAGATAAACAGCCATATCTTTTTCATTATTTATTTCAGCTTTTATAGGTATAAGATATTCATCAGGGTATTCTTCAATTTTTATTTTGTCTGTGTCTATATCTAAAGTTGATCTGACTATTTCAGCCTTTTTATGAAAGAATTTTTTTATCTCTTTTAAATAAATTATTTTTTCATCTATTATTTTTTCTCTTTCTTCCATAAGAGCAATAAAATTTTTAGGACTCCTATTTTTCATATATTCTTTTATATCTTTTAAGGACATACCTAATTCTTTTAAAGTTAATATGACTTCAAAGACTTCTATCTGTTCAACAGCATAAAATCTGTAATCATTTTCTTTTCTTATAATTGGAGAAAATACCCCCACCTCATCATAATAAAAAAGTGTATGTTTAGTTACATTTACAAGTTTTGCAAATTCACCTGTAGTAAAATATAAATTAGATTTATTTATCATAATTTTTCATTCTCCTCTTGACTATCGGGTTACACTATACCTTATCATATCTGATGTAAGCAATAAATTCAATAGTTTTATAGATTATGGAGGAAAAAATGAGTTACACAATAGCAAAAAAATTTAATTTATTATCACTGCTTAAATTTACAGTTCCAGCAATAATTATGATGCTGTTTATGTCATTGTACACAATAGTTGATGGAATATTTATCTCAAGACTTATTGGAACAACTGCACTTTCTGGATTAAATATAGTCTACCCTTTTATAAGTTTCATACATGCAGTAGCTATTATGTTTGCAGCTGGAGGAAGTGCTATTATAGCTAAAAAAATGGGAGAGGGAAGGGATGAAGAAGCAAGAAATACTTTTTCTCTCATAGTATATACTGGAATATTTATTGGAATCTGTATATCAGTCTTTGGTAATGTATTTATAAATGAAATTATAAGATTCTTAGGAGCTTCCCCTGCATTAGAAAAATATTCCTATGATTATTTAAAAATAATCATGTTCTTTGCTCCTTTTTTCATATTACAGATACTTTTTCAAACTTTTTTTATAACAGCTGGTAAACCAGAATTAGGACTAAGAATGACTATTGTTTCTGGTATTACTAATGCTGTATTAGATTATCTATTTATGAAAACCTTTGCAATGGGAATGGTAGGAGCAGCATTGGCAACAGTATCAGGATATTTGATAATTTCAATATTTGGAATA encodes:
- a CDS encoding class I SAM-dependent methyltransferase → MELRDEYEKQQKYRKWMEILELLPIENNQIIADLGCGTGGFTEIVSEKVKHVIAVDRNKNLLNNLKEKNIKNINVVENDISNIGYITDELDGIFSSFTIAYFPKDMKKVIENWVEKLKVGGWIALIEIDDLLRGHQPLSEENFGKLARYEEHIKENGIYDFQAGRKIKNILKRLNMEIITEKDLEDTELTSSGVMSNEVFEMWKNRLDRLDINKYYPEKISQEIKQELLTLFKNPEHQNNTKVKFIAAKKI
- a CDS encoding YkvA family protein, which codes for MSEKNINEEDINLEDEKYQDKYDEKTFLNKLGSVVKKVGLKGVYYLLILYFTMKKKGIPPKEKSIIIGALGYFILPLDILPDITPLVGYTDDLIALGLAIAKVAPYIDDEVKAKAKSTVKKLFKTSDEELDKFL
- the iadA gene encoding beta-aspartyl-peptidase: MFRLIKNVEVYSPKYLGAKDILFCNNKIVKIGNDINIDGFDCEIIDGSGKKAIPGYIDQHIHITGGGGEGSFKTRVPEAPLSKIVEAGVTTVVGVLGTDSTTRNVENLLAKAKSLKEEGISCYITTGAYEFPSPTITGTVKRDVTFIEEIIGVKLAISDHRASFINEDILEDLGSQVRTGGMFANKAGIVVLHMGDGNRILSQVLNVIRNSEIPIKHFIPTHVNRKAEVFEAALDFAKRGGYIDITSSFTEEDYMTAAKGVVAAQKAGVPLDRITFSSDGYGSFSDYDAAGNLIRIGASPIDTDHEQIVELVKKHGFSLEDALQFLTVNPAKALKLYPNKGILAEDSDADMILLDENLDINDVFALGKQFVKNKKVIIKGTYEN
- a CDS encoding MerR family transcriptional regulator; this translates as MINKSNLYFTTGEFAKLVNVTKHTLFYYDEVGVFSPIIRKENDYRFYAVEQIEVFEVILTLKELGMSLKDIKEYMKNRSPKNFIALMEEREKIIDEKIIYLKEIKKFFHKKAEIVRSTLDIDTDKIKIEEYPDEYLIPIKAEINNEKDMAVYLAKHIRFCEEKNIYSPHPISGMQDYENISKGIYYKYSSFYTKITIEQLPLLQNNNIPFLLKEKGKYIVAYHSKGYYSLDEVYNKIFAFIKENNLKTIGNFYEDVLLDELSIEGYENYMVKISIKVK